The proteins below come from a single Benincasa hispida cultivar B227 chromosome 4, ASM972705v1, whole genome shotgun sequence genomic window:
- the LOC120075789 gene encoding GTP-binding protein BRASSINAZOLE INSENSITIVE PALE GREEN 2, chloroplastic: MAILLSAMELNLKLPHNNFCHRLNIRTRPPFFPGLNRQGTAHKNQTQPISLAVKSQLIVHTSTKVHGKARTKNPVLSEGRDEDEQNGDVCPGCGVFMQDEDPNLLGYYQKRKVSLTEPMEAGEDVEDDFLGVADDHVVDEEESSDEEEIGDGLDWDSDEWEAKLMEEEENDLELDGFAPADVGYGNITEETVKRAEKKRISKSEKKRRAREAQKEIEEVTVCARCHSLRNYGQVKNQAAENLIPDFDFDRLIANRLMKSTSNLNNVVVMVVDCVDFDGSFPKRAAKSLFKTLEGNKNDPKMSKKLPKLVLVATKVDLLPSQISPTRLDRWVRHRAKAAGAPKLTGVYLVSSRKDVGVRNLLSFIKELAGPRGNVWVIGAQNAGKSTLINALAKKERAKVTKLTEAPIPGTTLGILRIAGILSAKAKLFDTPGLLHPYLVSMRLNREEQKMVEIRKELQPRTYRVKVGQAVHVGGLVRLDLNQASVETIYVTVWTSPNVSLHLGKIENADEIWKKHAGTRLQPPIGIDRASEIGKWEEREVKISGTSWVVNSIDISIAGLGWFSLGLKGEASLTLWIYDGMEVTLREPLVLDRAPFLERPGFWLPKAISNTIANKTKLDAQRISVEEESVEPIV; encoded by the exons ATGGCAATTTTATTATCTGCGATGGAGCTCAATTTGAAACTCCCCCACAATAATTTCTGTCATCGACTCAACATACGAACACGACCTCCTTTCTTTCCAG GCCTCAATAGACAAGGAACTGCCCACAAAAATCAAACTCAACCCATTAGCTTAGCCGTGAAATCCCAACTAATTGTTCACACAAGTACTAAGGTTCATGGAAAAGCCAGAACAAAAAATCCTGTTCTGAGTGAGGGAAGAGATGAGGATGAGCAAAATGGAGATGTATGTCCTGGCTGTGGAGTTTTTATGCAAGATGAGGATCCAAATCTTCTTGGGTATTATCAGAAAAGGAAGGTTTCACTCACAGAGCCAATGGAAGCTGGGGAGGATGTGGAAGATGATTTTCTTGGAGTGGCAGATGATCATGTCGTGGATGAAGAAGAAAGTAGTGATGAAGAAGAAATTGGGGATGGACTTGATTGGGATTCAGATGAATGGGAGGCTAAGCtcatggaggaagaagaaaatgatttgGAATTGGATGGTTTTGCTCCTGCTGATGTGGGATATGGAAACATTACAGAGGAAACAGTGAAGAGAGCTGAGAAGAAGAGAATATCCAAGTCAGAAAAGAAGAGGAGAGCTAGAGAAGCTCAGAAAGAGATAGAAGAGGTAACCGTTTGTGCAAGGTGCCATTCATTGAGGAATTATGGACAGGTGAAGAATCAGGCTGCTGAGAACTTGATacctgattttgattttgatagaTTGATAGCCAACCGTTTGATGAAATCCAcatcaaatttgaataatgTTGTTGTTATGGTTGTTGATTGTGTTGATTTCGATGGTTCTTTCCCGAAGCGTGCGGCAAAATCATTGTTTAAGACTTTGGAAGGGAATAAGAATGACCCCAAGATGAGTAAAAAGTTGCCAAAGCTTGTACTTGTGGCTACAAAGGTTGACCTCCTCCCATCACAGATTTCACCCACAAGACTGGATAGATGGGTTCGACACCGTGCTAAGGCTGCGGGTGCACCTAAATTAACTGGTGTTTATTTGGTTAGTTCTCGTAAAGATGTTGGCGTGAGAAATCTATTGTCCTTCATCAAAGAATTGGCTGGTCCACGAGGAAATGTGTGGGTTATTGGTGCTCAGAATGCTGGGAAGTCTACTCTCATTAACGCATTAGCAAAAAAAGAAAGGGCTAAAGTGACAAAGCTTACAGAGGCTCCAATTCCTGGAACTACGCTCGGGATCTTGAGAATTGCGGGGATTTTGTCAGCCAAGGCAAAGTTATTTGACACTCCTGGGCTTCTACATCCTTATCTAGTTTCCATGAGATTGAATAGGGAAGAACAGAAGATGGTCGAAATCCGAAAGGAGCTCCAACCAAGGACTTACAGAGTGAAG GTAGGGCAGGCTGTACATGTTGGTGGTTTGGTAAGACTTGACCTTAACCAAGCTTCAGTAGAGACAATATATGTTACAGTTTGGACATCACCAAATGTTTCTCTTCACTTGGGGAAGATTGAAAATGCTGATGAGATATGGAAGAAACATGCTGGTACAAGGTTGCAG CCGCCCATTGGCATCGACCGTGCTTCTGAAATAGGCAAATGGGAAGAGAGAGAGGTCAAAATTTCTGGCACGAGTTGGGTTGTCAATAGCATTGATATTTCAATAGCAGGTTTAGGCTGGTTTTCTTTAGGTCTCAAAGGTGAAGCAAGCTTGACATTGTGGATATACGATGGGATGGAAGTAACATTGAGGGAACCGTTGGTTCTTGATCGTGCACCATTCCTCGAGAGACCCGGCTTCTGGCTACCGAAAGCCATATCGAATACCATTGCCAACAAAACAAAACTTGATGCACAGAGAATCTCCGTAGAGGAGGAGAGTGTAGAGCCCATTGTGTAG